One window of Trueperaceae bacterium genomic DNA carries:
- a CDS encoding ABC transporter ATP-binding protein codes for MSKAERLLEVDNLKTYFDTDEGTVKAVDGVSFHIDKGETLAVVGESGSGKSVTSLSVMRLIPSPPGRIADGQILFEGQDLVKKSEREMRSIRGNDISMIFQEPMTSLNPVYTVGDQIAEAIVLHQGKSKRQAMKLAAEMLDLVGIPEPGKRVRNYPHQMSGGMRQRVMIAMALSCGPKLLIADEPTTALDVTIQAQILDLMKQLQREIGMSILFITHDLGVVAEVADRVVVMYAGRAVEEASVNDIFARPQMPYTLGLLNSIPRVDKAAIHQERLEAIPGNVPNPLFLPEGCAFHPRCRFVRDKCKEAIPPLEDTGNGHMVRCVRWNEIDLTEEVVA; via the coding sequence ATGTCCAAAGCCGAACGGCTGCTTGAAGTAGACAACCTGAAGACGTACTTCGACACCGACGAGGGAACCGTCAAGGCCGTCGACGGCGTGTCGTTCCACATCGACAAGGGCGAAACGCTGGCGGTAGTAGGCGAGTCGGGTTCGGGCAAGAGCGTCACGAGCCTCAGCGTTATGCGCCTCATCCCCTCCCCTCCCGGACGGATCGCCGATGGGCAGATCCTCTTCGAAGGCCAGGACCTCGTGAAGAAGAGCGAGAGGGAGATGCGCAGCATCCGAGGCAACGACATCTCCATGATCTTCCAGGAGCCGATGACCAGCCTCAATCCGGTTTACACCGTGGGCGACCAGATCGCCGAGGCGATCGTGCTCCACCAGGGCAAGTCCAAACGCCAGGCGATGAAGTTGGCCGCGGAGATGCTCGACCTCGTCGGCATCCCCGAACCCGGCAAGCGGGTCAGGAACTATCCCCACCAGATGTCGGGCGGCATGAGGCAGCGCGTGATGATCGCTATGGCGCTCTCCTGCGGCCCCAAGCTGCTGATCGCCGACGAACCGACCACCGCGCTCGACGTCACCATCCAGGCGCAGATCCTCGACCTGATGAAGCAGCTGCAGCGCGAGATCGGCATGTCGATCCTGTTCATCACCCACGACCTGGGAGTGGTGGCCGAGGTGGCCGACCGGGTCGTCGTCATGTACGCCGGTCGTGCGGTCGAGGAGGCAAGTGTGAACGACATCTTCGCCCGACCGCAGATGCCCTATACCCTCGGCCTGCTCAACTCTATACCCCGCGTGGACAAGGCAGCGATCCACCAGGAGCGACTCGAAGCGATCCCCGGGAACGTGCCCAACCCTCTCTTCCTGCCCGAGGGCTGCGCCTTCCATCCGCGTTGCCGCTTCGTTCGCGACAAGTGCAAGGAGGCCATCCCGCCGCTCGAGGACACCGGTAACGGTCACATGGTCCGTTGCGTGCGCTGGAACGAGATCGACCTGACCGAAGAGGTGGTGGCATGA
- a CDS encoding polyprenyl synthetase family protein — translation MSGAGRPKFDLLEDGMVEEALSERLLSVLPREHPVAELSRYYDLLRDYPERGGKRLRAKITLLSTQAHGGPWQAGLTAAAAIELFQNWVLVHDDIEDDSDERRGRPTLHRRVGVPLAINVGDGLHAYMWQLLLDDETLPRQVLDEFLWLVHRTAEGQHCDLAWVAAGRFDVSEAEYLEMVRLKTACYTVVSPLRLGALSLGVEPAPELSAAGEALGVAFQIRDDVLNLSPDLPHGKEFAGDLFEGKRTLILAHFFAHASSAARQEAISRLAAARDGRTQEDVEALLRLISREGSLAYAQGVAESRARYGLSLLEEAFASAPDPRAARELVGLLDSLASRTS, via the coding sequence GTGAGTGGGGCCGGGCGCCCGAAGTTCGACCTGCTCGAAGACGGAATGGTGGAGGAGGCGCTGAGCGAGCGCCTCCTCTCCGTTCTGCCTCGAGAGCACCCGGTCGCTGAGCTCTCCCGCTACTACGACCTGCTGCGCGACTATCCGGAGCGGGGCGGCAAACGGCTGCGCGCCAAGATCACCCTCCTGTCTACCCAGGCGCACGGTGGTCCCTGGCAGGCGGGTCTGACGGCGGCCGCGGCGATAGAGCTCTTCCAGAACTGGGTTCTCGTGCACGACGACATCGAGGACGATTCCGACGAGCGTCGTGGCCGGCCGACGCTGCACCGAAGGGTCGGAGTCCCCCTGGCGATCAACGTGGGCGACGGTCTCCACGCCTACATGTGGCAGCTGCTGTTGGACGACGAAACATTGCCCCGGCAGGTCCTCGACGAGTTCCTCTGGCTCGTTCACCGCACCGCCGAAGGGCAGCACTGCGACCTGGCGTGGGTAGCGGCCGGCCGCTTCGACGTGAGCGAGGCCGAGTATCTCGAGATGGTGAGACTCAAGACGGCCTGCTACACGGTGGTGAGCCCGCTACGTCTGGGCGCCCTCTCGCTGGGGGTCGAACCGGCTCCCGAGCTCAGCGCCGCCGGTGAAGCTCTGGGAGTAGCGTTCCAGATCCGCGATGACGTCCTCAACCTCAGTCCCGATCTGCCGCATGGCAAGGAGTTCGCGGGCGACCTCTTCGAAGGGAAGCGGACGCTGATTTTGGCGCACTTCTTCGCCCACGCCTCCTCGGCAGCGAGGCAGGAGGCGATCTCGCGTCTCGCTGCCGCTCGTGATGGACGCACGCAGGAGGATGTGGAGGCGCTGCTGCGACTCATCTCGCGGGAGGGCTCGCTCGCCTATGCCCAGGGGGTTGCCGAGTCTCGGGCGCGGTACGGACTGTCGCTTCTGGAGGAGGCGTTCGCCAGCGCTCCTGATCCACGTGCTGCACGGGAACTGGTCGGGCTGCTCGACTCGCTGGCGAGCCGCACGAGTTGA
- the purL gene encoding phosphoribosylformylglycinamidine synthase subunit PurL: MSDVGVRESLRSQAAVFGLSEAEFDLVVECLGREPNALEAAMFGALWSEHCGYKNSRPLLKLLPTAGPQVLQGPGENAGVVDIGDGWALAFKMESHNHPSAVEPVQGAATGVGGILRDIFAMGARPVAVLDALRFGPLDGTEEGERNRWLLAGVVEGISHYGNAIGVPTVGGEIAFHPSYSQNPLVNVMAAGLMRHDALQSGTVGTPGNLLVYVGSRTGRDGLGGAVFASADLHVASEADRPAVQVGDPFMEKLLLEATLEAIERKLVVGVQDMGAAGLASSVGEMAHRAGLGVDLWIDRVPRREEGMTPLEVMLSESQERMVLTVEPERLDELLELLHHWELDAAVIGEVRAGGRLRILEEGEVAGDLPVAALNEAPTYRREGTEAVGIAEMRLRPVDVPLPGDLASVWLSLLSSPTIASKRPVFERYDHQVMTNTVVVPGAGDAAVLRIKGSRRGIALSVDCNARYVGLDPYEGARHAVAEAARNVACVGARPLAITNNLNFGNPTRPDVYYQLERSILGLRDACLALDTPVTGGNVSLYNQYRGESGSMVSVLPTPTVGMVGVLEDVTRHATLGFEEPDEAILLVGGLTGELGASEYLALIHGLEAGSPPRLDLELERLVQRGVVAAISAGLCTTAHDVAEGGLAVALAEMAIAGGVGFEVDLDPQGLVPEGEPRTDELLFGEAPSRILLAVPRDRADSVVAALLQEGAPVREIGRTGGEVAAIRVAGERLEVPVALLKEAFERPLEEALS; the protein is encoded by the coding sequence ATGAGCGACGTGGGGGTGCGCGAGTCGCTCCGTTCCCAAGCGGCGGTGTTCGGCCTGAGCGAGGCGGAGTTCGACCTCGTGGTCGAGTGCTTGGGGCGCGAACCCAATGCCCTGGAGGCGGCGATGTTCGGCGCGTTGTGGAGCGAGCATTGCGGCTACAAGAACTCCCGGCCGCTCCTGAAGCTCCTGCCCACGGCCGGTCCGCAGGTCCTACAGGGACCTGGGGAGAACGCCGGCGTCGTCGACATCGGTGATGGCTGGGCGCTCGCCTTCAAGATGGAGAGTCACAACCACCCCAGCGCTGTCGAGCCCGTGCAGGGAGCGGCGACAGGGGTTGGCGGCATTCTGCGCGACATCTTCGCCATGGGAGCTCGCCCGGTGGCTGTGCTCGACGCCCTGCGCTTCGGTCCGCTCGACGGCACGGAGGAGGGGGAACGCAATCGCTGGCTGCTGGCCGGCGTGGTGGAGGGGATCTCTCACTACGGCAACGCCATCGGCGTGCCCACCGTGGGCGGGGAGATCGCCTTCCATCCCAGCTACAGCCAGAACCCGCTGGTCAACGTCATGGCCGCCGGCTTGATGCGTCACGATGCGCTGCAGAGCGGCACGGTGGGGACACCCGGCAACCTGCTCGTCTACGTGGGCTCGCGGACCGGCCGCGACGGCCTGGGCGGCGCAGTGTTCGCCTCGGCCGACCTGCACGTGGCCAGCGAGGCCGACAGGCCGGCCGTCCAGGTGGGCGACCCGTTCATGGAGAAGCTACTGCTCGAGGCGACCCTCGAGGCGATCGAACGGAAGCTGGTGGTGGGCGTTCAGGACATGGGCGCCGCCGGCCTGGCGTCGAGCGTGGGCGAGATGGCGCACCGTGCCGGCCTGGGCGTCGACCTGTGGATCGACCGGGTGCCGCGCCGCGAGGAGGGGATGACCCCGCTGGAGGTGATGCTCTCAGAGAGTCAGGAGCGGATGGTCCTCACGGTCGAGCCGGAGCGGCTCGACGAGTTGCTGGAGTTGCTCCACCACTGGGAGCTCGACGCGGCGGTCATCGGCGAGGTCAGAGCAGGCGGCCGGCTCCGCATACTCGAGGAAGGCGAGGTCGCAGGCGACTTGCCGGTTGCAGCACTCAACGAAGCGCCCACCTACCGGCGCGAGGGTACCGAAGCGGTCGGTATCGCAGAGATGCGCCTGAGACCGGTCGACGTGCCCCTTCCCGGCGACCTGGCCTCCGTCTGGCTGAGCCTCCTTTCCTCACCTACGATCGCCTCCAAACGGCCCGTGTTCGAGCGTTACGACCACCAGGTGATGACCAATACGGTCGTGGTACCGGGGGCCGGCGACGCCGCCGTCCTGAGGATCAAGGGGAGTCGCCGGGGCATCGCACTGAGCGTCGACTGCAACGCCAGGTACGTTGGCCTCGATCCCTACGAGGGCGCTCGCCACGCTGTCGCCGAGGCTGCCCGGAACGTCGCTTGCGTGGGGGCGAGGCCACTCGCGATCACCAACAACCTCAACTTCGGCAACCCCACCCGGCCCGACGTCTACTACCAGCTGGAGCGCTCGATCCTCGGACTGCGCGACGCCTGCCTGGCACTCGACACGCCGGTGACGGGCGGCAACGTGAGCCTCTACAACCAGTACCGGGGCGAGAGCGGCTCCATGGTCTCGGTCCTTCCAACGCCTACGGTGGGCATGGTCGGGGTGCTGGAAGACGTCACCCGGCACGCCACCCTAGGCTTCGAGGAACCCGACGAGGCGATCCTCCTCGTGGGCGGGCTCACCGGCGAGCTGGGCGCGAGTGAATACCTGGCCCTGATCCACGGCCTGGAGGCCGGCAGCCCGCCCCGTCTCGATCTCGAACTCGAGCGGCTGGTCCAGCGGGGAGTGGTCGCCGCCATCTCTGCCGGACTCTGCACCACCGCGCACGACGTGGCCGAGGGGGGCCTGGCGGTAGCCTTGGCAGAGATGGCGATCGCTGGCGGTGTTGGCTTCGAAGTAGATCTCGATCCCCAAGGCCTGGTGCCGGAGGGGGAACCGCGAACCGACGAGCTGCTGTTCGGAGAGGCTCCCTCGCGGATCCTGCTGGCCGTGCCTCGCGACCGCGCCGATAGCGTCGTGGCTGCCCTCCTGCAAGAGGGAGCCCCGGTCAGGGAGATAGGCCGGACGGGCGGTGAGGTCGCTGCCATCAGAGTCGCCGGCGAGCGGCTCGAAGTGCCGGTAGCGCTCCTGAAGGAGGCGTTCGAACGGCCGCTCGAAGAGGCGCTCTCGTGA
- the purQ gene encoding phosphoribosylformylglycinamidine synthase subunit PurQ — MIGVVRFPGSNCDEDACWALSQLGGTVKLIWHRETRLDGVDAVVLPGGFSYGDYLRSGAMAAQSPVMEAVREFAAFGGPVLGICNGFQVLTESGLLPGALARNARPHFLCRSVHVRVERTDLEFTAGYRGRQVLRLPVAHAEGSYFADPETLRALEGRNGVVFRYCDDRGEIEAEAPNGSVNAIAGIVNERGNVLGMMPHPERAVEGELGGDDGVPLLASLLNGLRAAAEAGTTSARTASA, encoded by the coding sequence ATGATCGGAGTGGTCCGCTTTCCAGGTTCGAACTGTGACGAGGACGCCTGCTGGGCGCTGTCGCAGCTGGGTGGCACAGTGAAACTGATCTGGCACAGGGAGACGCGGCTCGACGGTGTCGACGCGGTCGTGCTGCCGGGAGGTTTCTCGTACGGAGACTATCTGAGAAGCGGCGCCATGGCGGCGCAGAGTCCGGTCATGGAGGCGGTCCGGGAGTTCGCCGCGTTCGGCGGCCCGGTGCTGGGGATCTGCAACGGTTTCCAGGTACTCACCGAGAGCGGTTTGCTCCCCGGGGCGCTGGCCCGCAACGCCAGGCCCCACTTCCTCTGCCGGAGCGTTCACGTGCGCGTCGAGAGGACCGACCTCGAGTTCACCGCCGGCTACCGTGGGCGACAGGTGTTGCGGCTGCCGGTGGCGCACGCCGAGGGTAGCTACTTCGCCGACCCGGAGACGCTGAGAGCGCTCGAGGGACGGAACGGAGTGGTATTCCGCTACTGCGACGACCGTGGCGAGATCGAGGCCGAGGCTCCCAACGGCAGCGTCAACGCGATCGCTGGCATCGTGAACGAGCGGGGCAACGTCCTGGGGATGATGCCGCACCCTGAGCGTGCCGTCGAGGGGGAGCTGGGCGGCGACGATGGCGTCCCGCTGCTGGCCTCGCTGCTGAACGGGCTGCGAGCCGCGGCCGAGGCTGGCACCACGTCCGCGCGGACCGCCTCGGCATGA
- a CDS encoding ABC transporter substrate-binding protein: MKRVLLSLAIAALAQVALAEPFVWPSEWTVAEPGEAVSGGTLRTYDISNPRTFNPFVSAESHASRDLLMLQGASLLLLPPDSDEWIPYAAESFEVSEDGTVVDLVLREGIKWSDGTPVTVQDYYFRYLAETDPDVGSNAYDSWFIGEEQIQMEITGERSMRFIFPVPDRTAFPVIGSHFPAPDHILGEIYREGGAEALKQAWGLDVDVSETVWTSPWVPTEFLPDERLIYTRNPYFGEWNVDEAGNPLPYLETYSFELVQDQDAALNLYLAGDIDLFAPRNLDDIGVINVAIQNGDIDATVIENASPVASSQFIVFNWNYASNPFKQELFRSADFRRAMSHLVPREAIVELVYGGAASPMWSNVYQVLEYWVNPDVPKFEYDPEAAAELLAGLGFSRRNSDGWLVNAEGQELGFRIITNAGNNQREQIMQLFADAARDIGVNVEAQTLDFNLLVEQLLSVGEDRPFEAILIGLTGGSRDWPFGVNVIPCGTNLHAWNQDPSGECLSPQETLATNLYFEGRQTLDTEAAREIGYEIQNVLASIQPLIFTVSPSAHYSWLNTVRGEHPAEFINDLVGSREAVLTYKVQ; encoded by the coding sequence ATGAAGAGAGTCCTACTGAGTCTGGCCATCGCCGCGCTAGCGCAGGTGGCCCTGGCCGAGCCGTTCGTGTGGCCCAGTGAGTGGACGGTCGCGGAGCCCGGTGAAGCGGTTTCGGGCGGCACGTTGCGCACGTACGACATAAGCAACCCCCGCACCTTCAACCCCTTCGTATCGGCCGAGTCGCACGCCTCGCGCGACCTCCTCATGCTTCAGGGCGCCTCGCTGCTCCTGCTCCCGCCCGACTCGGACGAGTGGATCCCCTACGCCGCCGAGAGCTTCGAGGTCTCGGAAGACGGGACTGTCGTCGACCTCGTCCTGCGTGAGGGCATCAAGTGGTCGGACGGCACACCGGTTACCGTTCAGGACTACTACTTCCGCTACCTCGCAGAAACCGACCCCGACGTCGGCTCCAACGCGTACGACAGCTGGTTCATCGGCGAAGAGCAGATCCAGATGGAGATCACCGGTGAGCGCAGCATGCGCTTCATCTTCCCGGTGCCGGATCGCACCGCCTTCCCGGTGATCGGCAGCCACTTCCCCGCTCCCGACCACATCCTCGGCGAGATCTACCGCGAGGGCGGCGCCGAGGCGCTGAAGCAGGCCTGGGGCCTCGACGTCGACGTCTCGGAGACCGTCTGGACCAGCCCCTGGGTCCCCACCGAGTTCCTCCCGGACGAGCGTCTCATCTACACCCGCAACCCCTACTTCGGCGAGTGGAACGTCGACGAGGCCGGCAACCCCCTCCCCTATCTCGAGACCTACTCTTTCGAGCTGGTGCAGGACCAGGACGCCGCGCTCAACCTCTACCTGGCTGGCGACATCGACCTGTTCGCCCCCCGTAACCTCGACGACATCGGCGTGATAAACGTCGCCATCCAGAACGGCGACATCGACGCGACCGTCATCGAGAACGCGAGCCCTGTCGCCTCGAGCCAGTTCATCGTCTTCAACTGGAACTACGCCAGCAACCCGTTCAAGCAGGAACTCTTCCGCAGCGCCGACTTCCGCCGCGCGATGAGCCACCTCGTGCCGCGTGAAGCGATCGTCGAGCTCGTATACGGTGGAGCCGCCTCGCCGATGTGGTCGAACGTCTATCAGGTGCTCGAGTACTGGGTGAACCCCGACGTTCCCAAGTTCGAGTACGACCCTGAGGCCGCTGCCGAACTGCTGGCCGGCCTGGGCTTCAGCCGCCGCAACTCTGACGGCTGGCTGGTGAACGCCGAGGGCCAGGAGCTGGGCTTCCGCATCATCACCAACGCCGGGAACAATCAGCGTGAGCAGATCATGCAGCTATTCGCCGACGCCGCTCGCGACATCGGCGTGAACGTCGAGGCGCAGACGCTCGACTTCAACCTCCTGGTCGAGCAGCTCCTCTCGGTCGGCGAAGACCGTCCGTTCGAAGCGATCCTCATCGGCCTGACCGGCGGTTCCCGCGACTGGCCGTTCGGCGTCAACGTGATCCCTTGCGGGACCAACCTGCACGCATGGAACCAGGACCCCTCGGGTGAGTGCCTCAGCCCGCAGGAGACGCTGGCGACCAACCTCTACTTCGAGGGCCGCCAGACCCTCGATACCGAGGCCGCGCGCGAGATCGGCTACGAGATCCAGAACGTCCTCGCGAGCATCCAGCCGCTGATCTTCACGGTGAGCCCCTCGGCCCACTACAGCTGGCTCAACACGGTTCGCGGTGAGCACCCCGCCGAGTTCATCAACGATCTCGTCGGTTCGCGTGAAGCGGTTCTGACTTACAAAGTCCAGTAA
- the secG gene encoding preprotein translocase subunit SecG, translating into MFWLILTLFIILSVLLTFIILMQEPKQSGLGEGLGGGGGGQDFGTRGGTAGGLHRLTIYLGIIWGLLALALQVVPR; encoded by the coding sequence ATGTTCTGGCTCATACTCACTCTCTTCATAATCCTGTCGGTCCTGCTGACCTTCATCATCCTGATGCAGGAGCCGAAGCAGTCCGGGCTCGGTGAGGGGCTCGGCGGCGGTGGCGGCGGGCAGGATTTCGGGACCCGCGGCGGCACCGCCGGCGGACTTCACCGTCTCACCATCTACCTGGGGATCATCTGGGGTCTGCTGGCCCTGGCGCTGCAGGTGGTGCCCCGCTAG
- a CDS encoding dipeptide ABC transporter ATP-binding protein, which translates to MTTATVQPSSEHVTGTDNLLEVRNLKKYFPIRGGIFSRVVANVKAVEDVSFAIKRGEVVGLVGESGSGKTTAGRSILRLIEPTAGEILFDGVDVAKLSKSQMREYRKEMQIIFQDPFASLNPRMTVGDIIGEALQIHRLARGKEREAKVANLLERVGLSAGHMRRYPHEFSGGQRQRIGIARALAVDPKFIVADEPVSALDVSIQAQVVNLLQDLKEELGLTLLFIAHDLGVVEYISDKVVVMYLGRIMEIAPAKELYANPVHPYTEALLSAVPIPDPTIKRERIILQGDIPSPINPPSGCVFRTRCPIAIEDCAHVVPPLEQVGSNPDHYKACIRRP; encoded by the coding sequence ATGACCACGGCGACCGTGCAACCTTCGAGCGAACACGTCACCGGCACCGACAACCTGTTGGAAGTTCGCAACCTGAAGAAGTACTTCCCCATCCGGGGCGGCATCTTCTCTCGGGTAGTCGCCAACGTCAAGGCTGTTGAGGACGTCTCGTTCGCGATCAAGCGGGGCGAGGTCGTGGGCCTGGTCGGTGAATCCGGAAGCGGAAAGACGACCGCCGGCCGCAGCATCCTGCGGTTGATCGAGCCGACCGCCGGCGAGATCCTCTTCGACGGAGTCGACGTAGCCAAGCTCTCGAAGAGCCAGATGCGGGAGTACCGCAAGGAGATGCAGATAATCTTCCAGGATCCGTTCGCCAGCCTCAACCCGAGGATGACGGTGGGCGACATCATCGGGGAGGCTCTGCAGATCCACCGACTGGCGCGCGGCAAGGAGCGGGAGGCGAAGGTAGCGAACCTGCTCGAGCGCGTGGGCCTCTCGGCGGGCCACATGCGCCGCTACCCGCACGAGTTCTCCGGAGGCCAGCGGCAGCGCATCGGCATAGCCCGGGCTCTCGCTGTCGACCCCAAGTTCATCGTCGCCGACGAGCCCGTCTCGGCTCTCGACGTTTCGATCCAGGCGCAGGTAGTCAACCTGCTCCAGGATCTCAAGGAGGAGCTGGGTCTCACCCTGCTCTTCATCGCGCACGACCTCGGCGTCGTCGAGTACATCAGTGACAAGGTCGTAGTGATGTACCTGGGTCGGATCATGGAGATCGCTCCGGCGAAGGAGCTCTACGCCAACCCGGTTCACCCGTACACCGAAGCGCTCCTCTCGGCGGTGCCGATCCCGGATCCCACCATCAAGCGGGAGCGGATCATCCTCCAGGGCGACATCCCCTCCCCCATCAACCCGCCGTCTGGCTGCGTGTTCCGCACCCGCTGCCCGATCGCCATCGAGGACTGCGCTCATGTCGTGCCGCCCCTCGAGCAGGTGGGGTCGAATCCGGACCACTACAAGGCCTGCATCCGGCGTCCCTAG
- a CDS encoding ABC transporter permease yields the protein MSDIQRDSNVGAVDAGPLLKRESKSQARIVWEQFRRHKAALIGGGILIFMYIVTIFAGFLAPYDLNEYRRFPVTSFHPPTNIYWTDPDTGRLTRPYIYNTESERHPVTRQRIYVEDRSQRYPIKFFVHRPEATYTILGIWESDLHLFGVDDPARIFLWGANGLGKDVFSRVLYGGQVSLTIGLLAVWVSLFLGLLMGGLAGFYGGWVDDFIMRLVEVFAAIPDLFLLIVLASLLRNPQNPLAQAFGLEMTSSQTFLMIVIVLGFVGWGGLARVIRGLVLSIRELDYAAAAKALGASETRVLWRHLLPATASYVIVSLTLAIPGFILAEVGLSFLGLGPSELDSASWGLMLRDATARGISIQFVPWLLIPGIPIFLAVLTWNLVGDGLRDALDPRKRR from the coding sequence ATGAGCGACATCCAAAGAGATTCGAACGTGGGCGCCGTCGACGCCGGACCGCTCCTCAAGCGTGAGAGCAAGAGCCAGGCGAGGATCGTCTGGGAGCAGTTCCGCAGACACAAGGCGGCTCTCATAGGCGGCGGCATCCTCATCTTCATGTACATCGTGACGATCTTCGCGGGGTTCCTGGCTCCGTACGATCTGAACGAGTACCGGCGCTTCCCGGTCACCTCGTTCCACCCGCCCACCAACATCTACTGGACCGATCCGGACACCGGACGCCTCACCAGGCCGTACATCTACAACACGGAGTCCGAACGGCATCCGGTAACGCGCCAGCGGATCTACGTCGAGGACAGGTCGCAGCGTTACCCGATCAAGTTCTTCGTGCACCGGCCCGAGGCCACCTACACGATCCTCGGGATCTGGGAGAGCGACCTGCACCTGTTCGGGGTCGACGATCCCGCGCGGATCTTCCTGTGGGGGGCGAACGGCCTCGGCAAGGACGTCTTCTCGAGGGTCCTCTACGGGGGCCAGGTGTCGCTGACCATCGGCCTCCTTGCGGTCTGGGTCTCGCTCTTCCTAGGCCTCCTGATGGGTGGCCTGGCGGGCTTCTACGGCGGCTGGGTGGACGACTTCATAATGCGGCTGGTCGAGGTGTTCGCCGCGATCCCCGACCTGTTCCTGCTGATCGTGTTGGCGTCGCTGCTCCGCAACCCGCAGAACCCGCTGGCACAGGCGTTCGGGCTCGAGATGACCTCGTCCCAGACGTTCCTGATGATCGTCATAGTGCTCGGCTTCGTCGGCTGGGGCGGGCTCGCGAGGGTCATCCGCGGGTTGGTGCTGTCGATCCGCGAACTGGATTACGCCGCCGCCGCCAAGGCGCTGGGGGCGAGCGAAACGAGGGTCCTGTGGCGCCATCTTCTGCCGGCTACCGCTTCCTACGTGATCGTGAGCCTCACCCTGGCCATCCCGGGATTCATCCTCGCCGAGGTGGGCCTCTCCTTCCTGGGGCTCGGCCCCAGCGAGCTCGACTCGGCCAGCTGGGGGCTCATGCTCCGCGACGCCACCGCGCGCGGCATCTCGATCCAGTTCGTGCCCTGGCTTCTCATCCCCGGCATCCCGATCTTCCTGGCCGTCCTTACCTGGAACCTCGTCGGCGATGGCCTTCGTGACGCCCTCGATCCGAGGAAGCGGCGCTGA
- a CDS encoding ABC transporter permease, producing MFPFIVRRFVHLIPTFLGATLLAFVISQLVPGDYFTQLALQPNIRPETLARMRAQYGLDQHWTVQYIRWMGSIFQGDLGVSFASNQEVTDVISRPIKNSMGLVAMSIVMLWLVAIPAGVYSAVRQYSVGDQVVSAFSYFGLAIPNFFFAQVIVLMLFVLRGFTRDAFGYNEVLLPVAGMTSSGWLQMGFWEKRYDIFLHMLIPAFVVATAGMAGFTRVLRGQMLEYLESDFIRTARAKGLGDRTVTYKHALRPAIIPFIAGIGGILPALIGGAGLVEVVMSWPGITPTFLFAIQRQDIYVVLGLLVVSSLLLMVGNLLSDLLLAVVDPRIRYN from the coding sequence TTGTTCCCGTTCATCGTCCGGAGGTTCGTTCACCTCATCCCCACATTCCTCGGCGCCACCCTGCTGGCGTTCGTTATCAGCCAGCTGGTGCCGGGTGACTATTTCACCCAACTGGCCCTGCAGCCCAACATCAGGCCCGAGACGCTCGCCCGTATGCGGGCTCAGTACGGACTGGACCAGCACTGGACGGTCCAGTACATCCGCTGGATGGGAAGCATCTTCCAGGGGGACCTGGGCGTTTCGTTCGCCAGCAACCAGGAGGTGACCGACGTCATCTCCCGACCCATCAAGAACTCGATGGGACTCGTCGCGATGTCGATCGTGATGCTCTGGCTGGTGGCGATTCCCGCCGGTGTCTACTCGGCCGTTCGCCAGTACTCGGTGGGCGACCAGGTTGTGAGCGCCTTCTCGTACTTCGGCCTGGCGATCCCGAACTTCTTCTTCGCACAGGTCATCGTCCTCATGCTCTTCGTCCTGCGCGGTTTCACCCGCGACGCATTCGGCTACAACGAAGTTCTGCTTCCGGTGGCCGGCATGACCAGCAGCGGCTGGCTGCAGATGGGCTTCTGGGAGAAGCGCTACGACATCTTCCTGCACATGCTGATCCCGGCCTTCGTGGTGGCGACCGCCGGGATGGCCGGTTTCACACGGGTCCTACGAGGGCAGATGCTCGAGTATCTGGAGAGCGACTTCATCCGCACGGCGCGCGCCAAGGGTCTCGGTGACAGAACGGTCACCTACAAGCACGCCTTGCGTCCGGCGATCATCCCGTTCATCGCCGGCATCGGCGGGATCCTACCGGCGCTCATCGGCGGTGCCGGGCTGGTCGAGGTCGTGATGTCGTGGCCCGGCATAACGCCCACCTTCCTGTTCGCCATCCAGCGCCAGGACATCTACGTGGTGCTGGGGCTGCTGGTGGTTTCCTCCCTACTGCTGATGGTAGGCAACCTGCTCTCCGACCTGCTCCTGGCCGTGGTGGATCCGCGGATCCGCTACAACTAG